A region from the Dermacentor andersoni chromosome 11, qqDerAnde1_hic_scaffold, whole genome shotgun sequence genome encodes:
- the LOC126539515 gene encoding lysosomal Pro-X carboxypeptidase-like has product MASPAVIRPVTSLALLAMLMASTQAAWNLSRTYHTFDALIDHFTYSRNATFPLRYAMADQYWNRKGGPIFIYTTNEGSIEDHISSTGLMWEWARDFKALLVFPEHRYYGRSLPFGKDSFKAAEMTAYLTTEQALADYLDLVVWLKNNIKGAQNSRVAAFGGHHAAMLATWFRAKYPHTVRAALASSAPFKMFSQATRCNTYYKAVTAVYKKTSKHCPNEVKRLWPILHGLGSTEEGCHKLGQKFNLCQRLSSSHFPAFRNWIRDTLIGVALVNYPYPSWRVPPHPVKVVCNRLRKSERNDSRLIDAAVEAVGFFRNATGKTACYTVPATPESSAWLFQQCTEFALPLCGDGVADMFYPTEWDYVKFYQKCRLLFGVESSVDRLVRALGGANLCGTSRVFFTNGDLDPWSAYGVKASPTRVSEYRVIRGGAHCIDLRFANHHWDPHSLRLTRRVAKRAFRRWLAP; this is encoded by the exons ATGGCATCCCCTGCAGTGATTCGTCCAGTAACGAGCTTAGCCTTGCTAGCAATGCTGATGGCTTCAACCCAAGCTGCCTGGAATCTTTCTCGCACGTACCACACCTTCGACGCGCTG ATCGACCATTTCACGTACAGCAGAAACGCCACGTTTCCCTTACGATACGCTATGGCGGATCAATACTGGAATCGAAAGGGTGGACCCATATTCATTTATACCACCAACGAAGGCTCCATTGAAGACCACATTTCGAGCACC GGACTCATGTGGGAGTGGGCTCGAGACTTCAAAGCGCTGTTAGTGTTCCCAGAGCATCGTTATTACGGCAGATCTTTGCCTTTCGGAAAAGACTCATTCAAG GCTGCCGAGATGACTGCATATCTGACCACGGAACAGGCTCTCGCTGATTATCTCGACCTGGTCGTCTGGCTAAAGAACAATATCAAAGGTGCGCAAAACAGCAGGGTGGCCGCTTTTGGCGGTCATCACGCAGCCATGCTGGCCACCTGGTTCCGGGCAAAGTACCCGCACACTGTGAGGGC CGCCCTGGCGAGCAGTGCTCCCTTCAAAATGTTCTCTCAAGCCACCAGATGCAACACTTACTACAAGGCTGTGACGGCCGTCTACAAGAAGACGTCGAAGCATTGCCCCAATGAGGTCAAAAGGCTATGGCCCATCCTTCATGGTTTGGGATCTACAG AGGAAGGATGCCACAAACTAGGGCAGAAATTTAATCTTTGTCAGCGCTTGAGCTCCAGCCACTTTCCCGCTTTCCGGAACTGGATTCGTGACACCCTCATCGGTGTCGCACTGGTTAACTACCCCTATCCGTCATGGCGGGTGCCGCCTCACCCAGTGAAG GTGGTATGCAATCGCTTAAGAAAATCCGAAAGAAACGATAGCCGTTTGATCGACGCGGCAGTCGAGGCAGTCGGCTTCTTTCGGAACGCCACAGGTAAAACTGCCTGCTACACTGTGCCGGCTACTCCAGagagctctgcatggctttttcAG CAATGCACCGAATTCGCTCTTCCCTTGTGCGGGGACGGCGTAGCGGACATGTTCTACCCGACCGAGTGGGACTACGTCAAATTCTATCAGAAGTGTCGTCTGCTGTTCGGCGTCGAATCAAGCGTCGACAGACTCGTCCGGGCACTGGGAGGTGCCAACCTGTGTGGAACGTCGAGAGTGTTCTTCAC cAACGGAGATTTGGACCCGTGGTCAGCTTACGGAGTAAAGGCGTCCCCCACTAGGGTCAGCGAATACCGCGTCATCCGTGGCGGTGCCCACTGCATCGACCTGCGGTTCGCCAACCACCACTGGGACCCGCACTCACTCCGGCTGACCAGGAGGGTCGCCAAGAGAGCGTTCCGGCGATGGCTGGCGCCCTGA